In Phycisphaerales bacterium, the sequence TGGTGCCTGTGGCGAAGGACAACTCGCGGCTGCCCTTGCTGCCGGCGATCTCGAGCACCAGCGAGGAGCCCGCCGTCAGCGCGAGGCTCGTGGCCCCGGCCGAGAGGAAGAGACCCGCCTGCTGGGCCGACTGGGTGACCTGGACATCGACCGCGAGGGACGCGCCGGAGTACTTGGCGCCGTTCACGCGGATGTCGGAGACACCGCTGACGATGCCGCTGGTCTTGAAGTCCATGTTGCCGTTGAGCAACTTGATGCCCTGGAAGTTGGTGGCGCTGGCGACGCGGTCGATCGTTTGCAGGATCGAGTCGATCTGCAACTGATTCGCGGCCTTCTCCTCGGCGGAGAGGCCGGCGCTGCTCGCCGACGCCGTCACCAGGCCCTGCAACTCGCTGAGGAGGCTCGAGACTTCCTGGAGCCCGCCCTCACCGATGTTGACGACCTGGTCGGCGCGCTCGGCATTGCCGACGGCCTGGTTGAGCGCCTTTTGCTCCGAGCGCAGGTTCTCGCTCGCGATCAGGCCCGCGGGGTCGTCCTTCCCGCGGGAGATGCGAAGACCGGTGCTCAGCCGCTCGAGCGCGCTCGAGAGGCTGGTGTTGTTTTGCGTCAGCACTCGCTGGGCAATCAACGACTGAACGTTCGTGTTAATCCGACTCATGGAAAATACCTCCGTGACCCAATGTGCCGCGTCCGTCGCGGCGACGCGTGAGATCCGTCTCGCGAGCGACACCTTGTCGCTCACCGCGGCGAAGAACGAGCACTCGTTCCAGGCGCCGCGAGGGATCGCGTCGCCGCGAGCCCCGAGAACCAACACACTCGGAACGTCCGAGCATGTCGTTTGGCTTATCGGGGCGTCCCCAGCGCGGATTAAGTCGGACACTCCGAATTCCCCGGAATTCCGTCCCGGGCGTCACGAACCGCGCAAGACTCGCGCCCCTCACACCCTCACTCTGGGGTAGAAGCCATGCCAAACCTCGTTATCAGGACCTCAAGGCACCGCGCGCGCATGAAAACGCCCGGGTCAGGCGACCCGGGCGTGAGTGAGATCAGACTCTCAGGCTCGTCGGATTAGCCGAGGAGCTGGAGGGCCGACTGCGGCTGGCTGTTCGAGAGCGCCAGGATGTTGGTCGCGGAAGACACGAGGATCTGCGACCGGGTGAGGGCCGCGGTCTCGGTGGCGAAGTCGGCGTCGCGGATGACGCTCTGGGCCGCTGCTGTGTTCTCGATCGAGACGTTCAGCGAACGGATGTTGGCCCCGATGACGTTCTTCTGGAACGCGCCCAGACGCCCGCGGAGCGAGGAGACCTGCTTGATGGCCTCGGCGACGACCGACTGGGCGTCGGTGAGGTTGCCGCTGACCACGTTGTTGGACTTGCCAGAGGCGAGGCTATCGAGGAAGCCGAGGCTCGAGTTGCCGAGCTTGCGGGCCGCGATCTCGGCGATGCCGAGCGAGACCTTGCCACCGATGTCCACCTTGCTGGAGAGCTGGAAGTTTGCGCCGCCGCCGGTGATGGTGAGGGCGCTGACGCTCGAGAGGGTCTGCGAGGCGGTCGTGCCGAAGGTGAGTTCGACATCGAGGAAGTCGGTGTTGATGCGTGCGGTCTTGCCCGAGGAGGTCGCCTTCACGCCGTTGATCGTGGCGCCGATGTCCTGGCCCTGATCGCGGACGGCGTTGGTCGCCGCCGCGAACTCGACCTGGCTGCCGGCGACCGCGGTGGAGAAATCCCCTGCTGTGAGCGTGTGGATACCGCTCGAAGCGCCGGTGATGCCGCCATCGTCCACAACCTTCACCGAGACGAACTCGGCCGAGCCGAAGTCCTTGCTGACGAGCTTGATGCCCGTGCCCGAGACGGTCGCCTGCACGCCCGTCACGTCGGTGAACGAGTTGATCGCGTCACGAACCGCGGTGAGCGACGTGCCCGACGTGAACGACAACTCACGGCTGCCCTTGCTGCCCGCGACCTCGAGCACGAGCGTGGAGCCCGTCCCGAGATCGAGCGCCGCGGCGCCGGCCGAGAGGAACAGACCGGCCTGCTGGGCCGACTGCGTGATCTGCGCGGTCACGGCGAGGGACGAGCCCGTGAACTTCGCGCCGTTGACGCGGAAGTCCGTCACGCTCGACGAGATGCTGCTCGTCTTGAAGTTGAAGTTGCCGTTGAGGAGCTTGATCCCCTGGAAGTTGGTCGTGGACGAGATGCGGTCGATCGTCTGGAGGATCGAGTCGATCTGCAACTGATTCGCGGCCTTCTCCTCGGCGGAGAGACCGGCGGAGCTGCCCGACGCCGTCACGAGCGACTGGAGCTCGCTGAGCAGGCCCGAGACTTCCTGGAGGCCGCCCTCGGCGATGTTCACGACCTGGTCGGCGCGCTCGGAGTTATCGACCGCGGTGTTGAGCGCCTTCTGCTCGCTGAGCAGGTTCTCGCTCGCGATCAGGCCGGCCGGATCATCCTTGCCGCGGTTGATCTTGAGACCCGTGCTCAAGCGCTCGAGAGCGACGTTGAGGCCCGAGTTGTTCTGGCCCAGCACGCGCTGAGCGATGAGGGACTGGACGTTCGTATTGATGCGAGCCATGCGATCCTCCGTGAAACGGATTGAGGACTGAGTCGGGCGGACGATCCCCGACTCTCACACACGCCTTCCCGAAACGCTCGGGTCGGCGCTGGGGCGGCACGTTCCTTCGCCCGCCCCAAAGCCCGGGCACACGCCCAGGCCGCTCCATCGATCGGCGTCCAACACTCTCGACCCTAGTTCACACCACCACCATGCTTGCACGCACAACGATCAGCACGATTGAACGCTCCGTGCCGCACGTGACTAATGCGCCGTCCACAACGAAAAAACCCGCGGCACAGGCCGCGGGCTTCTCGGACATCAGTGGTTCTCGGTCGGTTCACTACCCGAGCAACTGCAGCACGCTCTGCGATTGCTGGTTCGCCAGGGCCAGCGTCGAGATCCCCGCCGACGACAGGATCTGGGCCCGCGTCAGTTTGCTCGTCTCGGCCGCGAAGTCAGAATCGCGGATCTGGGACTCGCTCGAGGAGAGGTTCTCGAAACTCGATTGCAGTGATCGGACGTTGGGGTCGAGCACGTTCTTTCCAAAGGCGCCCAGGCGCCCGCGAAGGATCGAGATCTCGTCGATCGCCTTGTCCAGAATGCTGCTCGCGACCGTGAAGTTTCGGTTCTGGAAACTGTTCGCGATGTCGTTGGTCTGCCCGCTCTTGATGCTGGACAGGAACTCCACCACGCCCCCGGTCAGTGTGCCGCCCAGATTTGTCGCGGCGACCGACTGGATGCCCAGGTTCGACTGCTGCAGGGCGTTGATATCGGGCCCGAGTTGGAACTGCGACCCGCCGCCGGTGATGCGGAACTCCGTCGGCGTCGCCCCCGGGAGCGTCGCGAGGTCTTCGGTCAGGAGCAGGCGCATCCCCAGCGGTCCGGAGTTCACCTGGATCTCCAGACCATTGCCCTTCGCGAGGTTCCCATTGACCAGGGCCGAAACGTCGCGTCCGATATCGTTGTCCGCGGTCGTCATCGCGCCGCCCGGACCCGTGAGCGCGGCCCAGGGGAATGGCGTTCCAGCGACGATCGGCTGGTCGTCCTCGAACTTGTACGTCTGCCAGAATCCGGTCGTCGGGCCGCCGAGTCGCTTCACGGAGACATACTCGTCCGTGCCGTAGCCGCTGGACTTGAAGACCAGGCCCGAGGCGGCGTTGTTGTTGATGAGTTCGGCCGTCACCCCGGTGAGCGAGGTGAGGTTGTTGACCGCCTGGGCGACGTTGGCGAGAGACTGGCCCGAGGAGATCGTGATGACCTCGACGCCCTTGGCGCCGCGGACCTCGAGGTTGATCGCCGAGAGCGTGACACCCGCCGGCGTCGTGTTCCCGTTGTAGTAGAGCGCGCCGACCTGGGCGGAGTTGATGACGTCGACGGTGACGGCGAGGTTGTCGGTCTCGAGGAAACTGGCGTTGTTGACCCGCGCCAGGCTGATCGCGCTGGCCCGGACTCCGGACAACTTGTAGTCGAGCGAGCCGTTGAGCAGTTTCAGCGAGCCGAACGACGCCGTGTTCGAGATCCTGGTGATCGAGTCGATCGCCGAGTCGATCTGGAGTTGGTTCGCGTCCCGCTCATCGCG encodes:
- a CDS encoding flagellin; the encoded protein is MARINTNVQSLIAQRVLGQNNSGLNVALERLSTGLKINRGKDDPAGLIASENLLSEQKALNTAVDNSERADQVVNIAEGGLQEVSGLLSELQSLVTASGSSAGLSAEEKAANQLQIDSILQTIDRISSTTNFQGIKLLNGNFNFKTSSISSSVTDFRVNGAKFTGSSLAVTAQITQSAQQAGLFLSAGAAALDLGTGSTLVLEVAGSKGSRELSFTSGTSLTAVRDAINSFTDVTGVQATVSGTGIKLVSKDFGSAEFVSVKVVDDGGITGASSGIHTLTAGDFSTAVAGSQVEFAAATNAVRDQGQDIGATINGVKATSSGKTARINTDFLDVELTFGTTASQTLSSVSALTITGGGANFQLSSKVDIGGKVSLGIAEIAARKLGNSSLGFLDSLASGKSNNVVSGNLTDAQSVVAEAIKQVSSLRGRLGAFQKNVIGANIRSLNVSIENTAAAQSVIRDADFATETAALTRSQILVSSATNILALSNSQPQSALQLLG
- a CDS encoding flagellin, translating into MARINTNIASVIAQSNFDKTQNELNLRLERLSTGLRINRGSDDPAGLIISERLRSNIQGVNQGIKNSERAGSVISTTEAALTEVNDLLNSIKSLVVEAANSGANSRDERDANQLQIDSAIDSITRISNTASFGSLKLLNGSLDYKLSGVRASAISLARVNNASFLETDNLAVTVDVINSAQVGALYYNGNTTPAGVTLSAINLEVRGAKGVEVITISSGQSLANVAQAVNNLTSLTGVTAELINNNAASGLVFKSSGYGTDEYVSVKRLGGPTTGFWQTYKFEDDQPIVAGTPFPWAALTGPGGAMTTADNDIGRDVSALVNGNLAKGNGLEIQVNSGPLGMRLLLTEDLATLPGATPTEFRITGGGSQFQLGPDINALQQSNLGIQSVAATNLGGTLTGGVVEFLSSIKSGQTNDIANSFQNRNFTVASSILDKAIDEISILRGRLGAFGKNVLDPNVRSLQSSFENLSSSESQIRDSDFAAETSKLTRAQILSSAGISTLALANQQSQSVLQLLG